The following is a genomic window from Amphiura filiformis chromosome 4, Afil_fr2py, whole genome shotgun sequence.
ATAGCCTGGATCCCGCTCGTTTGAGCTCGCAGCTTTGATATCTTGCCAATAAAAATAGTCCTATAATTCCTGCAAGTGCGCAAAGCGTTGAACTGCAGTGATTTTCCCCCTAAATCATTTTGTTgggctttttttaaaattcaatgttagGGTAACCTTTTTAGTGAAAGCGGAAGATTGTTTATTTCGTGGGTGATGTTTTTACTGTATTCAAAAAGGaacaaaataaaagtaaacaagAGTAATTTGCAGGTTTGTTTGCAGATTAGCCTTAGGCTAGCGTTGCTTTATAATTAAAATCTCCAAAACTCGTGGGGAGTATGGACGTAGCCAGGTTTTatttggggctgattttgaaaaaaggggccCTTTTTggacattttcccaaaattttgggacttttttgacGAAGAAGGTATGAAGAACtcaattttttcgctcgctacgcccACAAATGCCTAAATCTGAACCTTTTTTGACAGAAAAAGCATTACAAATATGTTTGCTTTTTGCTCGCTACCTTTTTGGCCTTTGGTGATGAGGGTATCAAGTAtattatgaaattttttaaaaacccaTAGGAAAATTGATGAGGGGTCCCTACCTACGCCTCTGCCTCCAACACCCAGTCGCcgacgtgcagtgacttttttctcctaaaatagcccctggcttTTAGCTTTTCTGtgttttaccatttaccaatatttagtaaattacagttaaaatccattaaaaccatggtattttatttaagatatatttattcacaatgtatagtttactggtaattacaatctaccccaattactggtatttacccTCCCCCTGACGACTAGTGTCAGTCCCAACATCAATTATTGATGGTAGTAGTGGCTTGCACTGTTTATACCCAGCTTGTTTCCTTGtttggtcagatcagggaatggtcactCAGATTattaatgctcattattattgttgaattagtggtcacacttgttgcagcttatcagtagcctgggTCAGCAGAagtgcaattgtatcctttttcatagagcaatgatggttcaaaatgtttaatgtcaaatggttcctaaaaaccttatttgtgaacggatttccatcgttgaaaaaacaaaatgtatgtttaatatattaactatttcattaatagcaatttcctaagtttccatccataagtAACCACAGAGCagtatctgtttacaaaataagtgttgaTTTCAGATTTCGAATTATAGCAATGTTATCAGTATACTGATAAGCTCTGATAAGAGGCCAAATCCAGAGCTTCAAGGtcatatttacattgttatagtcaaaaacggatactttgtcctggtagtccctggcaacccagtctgatTATGGCTCagtcgcaaacatacacgacagaaaccggctgtgaaggagcctatatgcacgtaaacaactttaatTCTTattataaaatccgtttttggGGCACCCGCTACGGCGGTGGcccattatttggcttgactttgcaaaaagcttctaatttcggtcttgctagatttacttcgtaactgttttgcttaaaagtatgcccagcttagaaataaaaccacaatatgcttggattttattttattattgttttctgatatgcacgggataaaatgttgtgcgtatattctttgtttaaaatacaaaattaatggacttctaaaaacaccaaataaaccgtgacctttgtatggtcaggtatggtttaaaccagtttaccgcctcttagaacccgatagacgatgacatttgaccattctaattatgtatgttttgaaaatgtttgcacatgaactacttgtttacagtgtgaagaatctacaacatgctcatctatcagggcacagttctttaaccccaatacatttgtgcattcattgaatgacctttgaaaatgtgagtacaaaaactcatactctgcaacttaaggtcaaattttgcactatgattgtttaattgaggttattgataatatgccactggaatgaggtcattgtggtccatagtgattgcagtAGCAACAGGGCCGTGAcctttgcacacctaatccttaaaccaaacaaaacaaccactgaccaatcatgacatcactaattggtttatgtgcttgactgctaactgattgtgaccaaatatattagaacacagctcagtatctttgtggttactatctctgataaaaaacattaattaacgaatttcaattctggtcagcagagaaaggaataaattcgaaagacatgactgtgttgaaggtcagaagtgtatttgcaaccagagttgccaaccccgcgatatggtagcccaattaggcgacttttgactcgtggttcaccgttgttgggcaatttaaagcaataatgtacgatttaggcctacgtcatttggttagtgtttacccaaaatgctgaatgaaataatatttattgtaatatgcctaactgctgggaagggttcctagcaaggtaaagtgaaagaaaccccaatggctattttgtccatttaaaatagagttctatggccgatttaaagttatgacgtaattttgttatttattaataaatttttagcagaattaataacataaaaatgggctgtgcccgtttcatgaagaataacgatcgatcttacccttgatttagcaggcctgtcaatttcttggaattgtttaatatgaaaggagggtatgatttttttgtattagtttaagtatttcctagcctctcttagccacagggttggctacaaaagacacagagtatactttaggataaactggcatgagtgcgccgacccaaggttttcaacatttcaggattgtttctggacggaggtcgggtgaaaaacgaaattacgtttacatgacttggTCGAAATTCGTCgggtgacaagaatgagtgtatagatgactaggggaaagcttacttatttgtgtactatccatcatataccctaagccctgcataacgaaattcaacaatattcaatatccaaagcaatatcctcaatataggcccccaaaacagaactcccaccccacataatcgcacatattgacacgaaagcttcattccatgaagcatttctctcgtatttgatcatcatatcccgtccagctcacattgggcgccccattcctttttaaaggaatttttatagaGTATAATAGGAAAAAACTCAGATACCATGGAAGGATACTGACTATATATTTAGAGAACTTTGCCTACTGGGAATTTCATTGAAACATAATGGGGTAGGTGGAAAACAATTGGACAAGtattaattcaaaagaaaatatcctattttggtcaaaatttaaccaatttgaatatgttgggtgtcaatctggactgaaaatGAGCCATTCGCCAGATTTCGTTGATTACAGAAAATTTCATCCATAAATAAAAAACTTAttcagcacatttcatatctaccTAAACTCTTGAACAACCtcatccttttttctgaaaataaccacatTTTGAAGGTTATCACAAGaaactcatgcatatgcaaaatgaagcaattccctattgctaacttggtaaaatgcacacttgtagcccaatctcgtacgtcatagcacccagttttggtttgttgtttcaaaatattgcaattacacattagttctttcaaaataTAAAACGCTACttaacccaaatctagaacaatcgAACATAGctgatcattatatttataaagatatagcaaactttccatgatagagattcgaCCCAAGATAAATTACACCTAAATTCAGTATTATACCCGCATGGCgggaaacattattttgattttttactaaaaacgataaaatacaaaaacaatattGTAGGCCTACCACTCTTTTAGTAAAATCTCATTATAGCTGTATACGAATATGCCTCATTTACGCTTAATCaaatgtggctggacgcggcgaatgagccgtaaactcggcaaacttcatttcgagctacaggtgaaaatatatgcaaatctcgtattttggcgaagttgagatttttgcagatttgaaatgtttaagctttcttctaaacacatacaaagtttcattttaaagaaataagtggaaatatgaaataatctacattttctgaggcccatctgatgaatggtcattttgcttccctaactttgaacgagTTTTACTCGGTTACGCGTTtcgattcatgacaacctataacaagccataacttcgcttctgattgtcatatgaagttcattgaggtgtcattttaattccTGAAACATGTTCTTTGTAAATacgtaaaaaagtaaaaatgaccagagggggactttacggcttattcgaggtgtccaggcacaaatTTTGTATTGGCTTTGCTGATACTAACGATtgcaaaaaacaaatttacttaaTTAATTGATAAAATATTCTCATCCTGTCTGGCAATGATAATGAGATTTGGATAAAAGAAAGGTATGATTGCTATGTATCTTATTGTTTCCATTACACGTcgttaaattttgaaattaattctCCGTTTATGCCAGGCTCCTATAATTTTGAAAGGTTTTCGGAGGTTCATCGGTACGGTGCGAGACGCAGCTAGCATGTGTAAGTTTATGGTCCAAATTGCTGCTTCCACATTTTATATATAGTGTAATTAAAGATTGAATTCTCTCGCACGAAATTAAACAAATTCAACATCATTTGATGTATAGCATCTTTCAAACTTATGCATTGTTTTTGGAACCTGCATCAGTATGATCAGTcattttgaattaataattcaCGTGCAAATCTATTCAATAATAGAGCTACTTCTTCTCTATTTAAtatttatctttcttcaaatattCTTGCAAAGAGTCGTTTTTTGCCCCGGCGCACGGACTCTTAAGCCATTTTCACTACAACTCGATTCCCAAACTGCATTTATTCTGCATATTCTAGTAAGTAGCTCATAAGTACTCTAACGAACTTTAACGAAAATATGAAATGACGCTTAACCTCTCCTACACAGCCTTCAATCCCTACGTATgaaaaataattaggcctacgaACTTTGACCCTGCGGTTCTTCTAACCATTTTAGATCGTCGCAGCATACAGGTCTTGCCGTTTGGTGCGAGCGATCCGACTCTCACTCGCCACCGCtcacccaaactcgatttctagtgagcaattttccacttgaaaatcaaaggtcagtataaaatgcttgtttttggctcaaaatggcaatttttagctaaaaatgcttatttttttcaaaatggttaTTGTTGCTATAAAAAGTTTTTATTGCAAGTAGGCCTAATATTATTTATATGAATTAGTACCATAATTTCAATAGTTGCAGGGGTCACAGGCTGGTCagttaccatagcaaccacatttccCGCCATTTTTTAGTAAATTTTGATGGCAAAACTGCCAAAAACGATCATTTTATGTTGACCTtcgattttcaagaggtcataggtcaaaaacctttggtttcaggaagttgtcataattgactttttttgatatgcacattcatatcaatgcattggtatactttttatttcaaaagttttaaaaaaattaaaaattccatttaaaattaactttttttggacaaaattgaaaacaaacaaaatcatcaaaataatgcatttgacCCAACATATTGCATCAAGATTATAAAGATGATTTGTTGTCAACAaaatctgacctttgacccctgaactttgaccgtcaccattgactttttgttttgtctctctaagggagcacgtgtggccgagtggataaggcgcccgactccgggcccgactcataatccgtaggttgcgagttcgagccccgctcgtgccaaggtgttgtgtccttgggcaaggcatttTATCTTCATTGCCTACTGCCTGGgtgatggggttgggttggattggatgtctggatagttgtttgtttcaatgttgcaatattggcgctgattacgctgctgcctgcaaattgcattgtatcagtttagttgtgtttaatgtacaattctaacaatttgacctgcgggtcaccattagagtttgaaataaaaccttcctttagaCCTtttaaggtctatcatatgcagcactcagatttgccatacctcgcgcTGTTTGACATagtacacattttgaccttttgaccccaaagtaaacattgtacaaggagGACACCattaactttttgttttgtctcactaaacATGACTATAAGGTCTATTATTATATGCAACACTATTAAAGATTTGACATATCTTGTTGTAAGCATCcaccaggacccaagcgtgtctccatatGGAGCGACCGCTTAAACAAAAAGTTCTGCAGAAGATCCATCTCTAAACGGTAGTcttaaataaccaagaaaatggGATCAGAACAGGGCGAAACAGTTATTGCATGCAGAAGTGAGAAAAAAAAGTACAAGCAAATTTCCTCTTACCACAACCCAAATTCTTTGGCatgaaataacatttaaaataagATAAATTCAATAACTGTCCTGGGTAAAATATGTTATCTATGTCCAACAATATGAAATTCATGTTAAAAAGTTCGGCAGAAGATCCATCTCCAAACGGCAAAGTATTTCAATAGGCCAATTCAAATCAAAAGTTTACCAAGCTCCTGTTTGCAAAGTTTATCTTTGTGTACATTGTAATTTAATGTGTACATCTTGTGCAAATTTTAAATACCGTATTAATGATGTTTGTATAATATAATGTactttgtatgagggcctgcctggaaagcacccagcaaacacaaaacgttttcgacatcattcgcaaaaggttataaaaggttgtcagaaaacgtttaaatgtcgggttatataaagggtatattaatggtataaaacgttttcataacattaaataacatttgttggtaatttactgcacaacaaacacacatgttttacagaaaacatttaaatgtcatgttatataaagggtataaaaacgttttaataacattccaaaaacatttttgaaaacttggtacaaatcattctaaacagaatgttattttggggttgaaaaatattttacaaaaaatgtttgcccaaaatatttacaataacgtttttaaaatgtttccacgacctttatataacccgacatttaaatgttattgaaacgttttgtaaaaaacattttaagaacatttctgtgtttgctggctgcaaatattttaatataaatgttatttaagtgttgacaaaatatttgggcaaaaatgtttgcaaaaatagtttataatgacatttcgaaaacattttaaaaatattgttgtagtgtgttttcatacaaaacgttttaaaacgatgacatgacctttacataacccgacattttaatgttattaaaacgttttaacctaaaccaaaacccaaaatataacttatttaaaacgttttaaaaacgtttttgtgtttgctgggcagtgccTGTCACTGAAGCTATCTATTCTATATCTATCACTATCAtgtcaagttcagtagtgacatcaatgcgtgTTCACGGTTGCTCTACACGCGTGTTGTCAAACTGCCCTTATACGTGTGCATGTAAACTCTGCGGGACTAACTTGAAGCATTACAAGTcgacgacaaagtcggcttgttctgtctttcGCCAATTCTTTACCTAGCCGTGACTTTTGTCACGGCTAGGTCTTGAATCTGGCAACAAATACACATTGtttgctctagctcagacatACTTCTAccgattttgaccaaacttggtcataaccatcattgaccatgaccatacatgtcacatgacacttaaggggtcaaaggtcacagaggGATAAAAGGCCAAAAATGTGACTCTCTTACGAGTTACATCCCACAAtgacgtaacttgcacatatgcatcggctatatccagtgtctattagggtgttcacagatttggggtcaaatgtcattaaggggtcatttccggtataaaaccaaatatcttcaaaattcttctgccacaaattacacagtacgatgacgtcacttacacatatgcatcggctatatccagtgtctatatagTGTGTTcacataattggggtcaaaggtcattaaggggtcatttccggttaaaattaaaaaatctttaaaaattcaTATCTAATACATGTAACATAGTATGTTGATGccacttgtaaaatattatgaaacatgaacttcaaccatggtgttgtctttttttaaaaacatttcttgttGATCTAAATGCCGTCTAACACTGGCTTCACTAACAATGGGCTGCGATTCCTGAGTGATGAGATATTGCCTTTCTAGAAAGACCACCAAATTGATCAGATATAGCAATGCTGCGATCAGTGTGTAAACAAGCAAACTTTGCCAGGATTCTTGACTCGAGAAGTAACTTCCGATTCAAATCTTCGTCTTCGCCACAAGCAGGTGTGGGCCTACGTGCAAACAGTAATGTATCTACGATGGTTTTTCCTAATCATTGCAGGTTAGTGTTCCAGGTTTTTCAATGACCAATATCACAAGGTGGGGGAAAGTACTATATCTCCGATTGAAATTGTCCTTGTACATTCCTCATGTGCAGATgggcaatggggggggggggtactcagtacaaatgaccatacgggacgttaatatgggtagcattttcaggcCTTtggtatcaatgacccctttttgaactgcatatttataacaaatacacaaagtcGCATAAGTATGAAAGTTATTATGCCTATACTTAGTTCTTTGGGTTAATAGGATGAAAATTTTTTAATCTTTTCCCAAAGTAGTCAgggcacataaacgttgaaaaaaccagtgcatctggccggattcgaatcgccgaccttcgtaatactagcacgacACTAGCACGAAAGATCAAAAAAtgatgtcggcttttcatcccagctgcatacagtttaagtacatatcattagatttataaagttccaGGACtgctataattatattaaaaataaattaaatatcacattttaataatttgtcataaaattgtattatatagcaaatttcaaaaaatctaaatcatttgatatcagaaggacattctttgtattcagaatgcaattcgatatgtctgatgtgctctcaaaacTTGTTATTGTTGTATAGTAAATTTTGAGAGGGTCCAGGACTCTTTGAACAAGCTCATTAGGAACAATACCAAACataaaatacagacgttttactcacattttagtgacgtttcaccaccaCACCGCTGTAGTGgattcatcagactggcaactcacaTAGGACTGTTGTGGGCAACAGGGAGTGACGCATTGGTAACCGAGCAAGCTGACAAACAAAAAGAGGGAAATAATATCCGCGAAGCGACTGCGGATTGGTTAATTAAGaaagtcaaacaaaatagatcCATTCCTCACACGAAAACTCACCTCAGAGCGAAAACATAACAATGAGAAATCAAAAGGCATGGTTGTAGTTCCCGGGTTGTAGTTCCCTATATAGAAGGCCTATCTGAGCGAGTCTCCcgtgtttaaaaaaaacacgggTTTTCTACTGTCACACCGTAGGCCTACTATCTGTTTCACCCAAAGGACAGATTTCTCCCCGAACAAAAAGCGGAGGCCATTTACGAGACCCCCTGCGTTGACTACTTCAATTCCTACATTGGTACGTGAAACTGTCCGTCCCTCTGACATTCACAAATCTGTGCACAAATCTGGCATTGCCGACCCTGTGGCCTCTATAAATCACTCTAAATGGGGGGGGTATAAAGTAATTGATCGTGAATCTGACAAGACAAAGAAGCCCGTGGATCCGCAATATCTTCGACGCCAGCACATTGTCGTAGACAAATGGTATTCTGTAATATAGCCAAATTATTCAtttcaaattgatcaattgcagGAATGACTACAGCAGAACAGCTTGTGACAATAGACGTGAATGGGTAGAACGCATCACCAACACATCTCTCAATACCTTAGATGGTTGGTGGGATCCTCACGTTCCATTTCAAACGAATAAGCTTTCTGGAAATATTGAATCACCGATCGGGTTAATCAAAATCCCAGCTGGTGTTATTGGTCCAATCAACATCCTGGGAAAATACGCTCAAGGAAACTTTCTTGTTCCAGCGGCAACAACTGAAGGCGCAATGATTGCTGGGTGCACAAGAGGTTGTAAGGCGATCAACGAGTCTGGTGGTGTGGTGGTTACAGCTTATCGTCAACATGTGCAGAGGAATCCAGTAATAATATGCGGAGATACAGAGCAAGCACAAAGTCTTGGTGAATGGATACAAAAATCGGTCCCACGGCTTCACGATGTGGTTCGGACAGTCTCCAAGAAAGCAGTCCTTAAAGGAGTACAAACCATTATTGACAATGAGGTACATAGTAAATTCGTCATTCTCTAAATGGTAGGGAATCAATACGATAACTAATCAATGTGTTCCCCAAGGCTAAATCATTGGCCCTCTTTTGTATTATCAGTAAACGTTCAATTTTCATTCTCAGAAGTCACACTACATAGactctacagggtgtaacaataaaatttgtacaattttgaaaatagaatgacacaagtatgccgcctaatttttggtttgatattaatatgtctatcaagataatttctttagccaccagataagctttgttccaataaaatcgtaggtatgcaagtgaagatatagccaattatgtaacctagtcttaaaaccgcttgggccacttttgcctaagtgttacaaaagtgactgaatagagttgaatggaccagttggacggtgctcttacccgggtgctcttatgataggtcgatttaaacaatggggtattcgaagtggtagaaatgattacataatagaatatctcttgagcttttgaaagtcacaactaagcactggcaTAACAatctcatttactagaaatcgtggctgcagctcaacaccttcaGCCCCAATTCAcactggaagagcgtatttttatggttgtgacattcggtagcacatggattcaagcagaaaccataagattgtttatagctcattttccaaactcacgtcttccttcAAGGCACACAATTACAtaataactatgagaagtatgtaaaatttgttaacagaaatgctggcaatataGTGGTTGCCCCAATTCAcactggaagagcgtatttttatggttgtgacattcggtagcacatggattcaagcagaaaccataagattgtttatagctcattttccaaactcacgtcttccttcAAGGCACACAATTACAtaataactatgagaagtatgtaaaatttgttaacagaaatgctggcaatagtggttgcCCCAAAACAGCTAGATGCCCAGCTgaactttatgtcaaaattttattgttttgtacttatgggtgcaaaaactgttctcagttttaccaatgatatctcagggatatgagaaattactttatttataagataatttgaaagaaatttcatgactttatttatagattttaaagaaatatcatattattattaagttcatgttaattatatgacgaaacgccacttataattcttttgttgaagttctttgatgttcaatgcacgataagcacaatctacgcggttcaaacttgatatacactaacatggcaaaagtggcccaacacgttttctggacgatttaattaatcggacataacttttgaaccaaagctagtaaagaaaccaactaaacgtcttcttttagccaagatattactgattctattgcatataacatttgtgcccttactcttttagttttttcctgagaagtcaaaatgcaattgtacaaattttattgttacaccctgtatatgtatATTTGTAGATCTGTGACCCTTTTCACCTTCCTTCAATACATAATAGTTATGTTCTCTTATGCAACTTCTGTAATGCCATCATAATCATACATTACgttacattgcattacataatATTACACTACATTACGTTACGTTAATACATTACATTTTATTACATTAATTGGAATCTTACTTTCTTATTTTCAAGATCCTACATCTGGCGTTCACCTACGAAACTGCCGAAGCTGCGGGTCAGAACATGTCGTCAGTATCGACAAAGGCTTGCACGGAATGGATACTGGACTCCGTTCGTACCGACCTTCCAGATGTTTTCGTGtccaaaatatttgaagaaagcaCCATGTCAGGTGACAAACGAATCTCATCATTAAGCCCAATATTCGGAAGAGGTATATCAGTTATCGCGAAAGCGTCAATTAGTGAAGCCACCATAAAATCTGTTTTGAAAGCTAATTCAGAAGATTTGGTTGACTTCATCAATATAGCAAAAGATATGACGTTGAGAAGCGGTACCCCACAATTCAATATAAGTATGCCAAATACAGTAGCTGCAGTCTTTGCTGCTACAGGTCAAGATCTGGGTTCAGTAGGAGAGTGTTCGCAAGCTTTCTTTGATATCAGCAAAAATTACGAGTCAAAAGGTGGGATTACTGCAAAAATGCATATGCCTAATGTCTTGGTGGGAACAGTAGGGGGAGGAACGGGGTTGCCTACGCAGAGACAATGTTTGAATATGATGTCTTGCACGGGGCCAATGTCCAATTTCAAATTAGCAGAAATCATTGCGAGTGTCTGTCTCGCCACAGATTTGTCGACCGCGGCTGCCAATGTTTCTGGCGATTTTGCCCACTCCCATAATCGACTGGGGCGCAATCGACCTCAATAATGGAATTT
Proteins encoded in this region:
- the LOC140149865 gene encoding uncharacterized protein, which produces MLRSVCKQANFARILDSRSNFRFKSSSSPQAGVGLRANSNVSTMVFPNHCRNDYSRTACDNRREWVERITNTSLNTLDGWWDPHVPFQTNKLSGNIESPIGLIKIPAGVIGPINILGKYAQGNFLVPAATTEGAMIAGCTRGCKAINESGGVVVTAYRQHVQRNPVIICGDTEQAQSLGEWIQKSVPRLHDVVRTVSKKAVLKGVQTIIDNEILHLAFTYETAEAAGQNMSSVSTKACTEWILDSVRTDLPDVFVSKIFEESTMSGDKRISSLSPIFGRGISVIAKASISEATIKSVLKANSEDLVDFINIAKDMTLRSGTPQFNISMPNTVAAVFAATGQDLGSVGECSQAFFDISKNYESKGGITAKMHMPNVLVGTVGGGTGLPTQRQCLNMMSCTGPMSNFKLAEIIASVCLATDLSTAAANVSGDFAHSHNRLGRNRPQ